In Misgurnus anguillicaudatus unplaced genomic scaffold, ASM2758022v2 HiC_scaffold_31, whole genome shotgun sequence, a single window of DNA contains:
- the LOC129453850 gene encoding uncharacterized protein, which translates to MSQPRKEAPVVRPRRQVKPPAHLVDYELGDPLQHLQSLPMTGRSRVQPPSNADNSRSTSPISQVAEYEKWKLEDEWYASDEQGEDVELKAMLRTVQNDSADLRRQTSQLPLIMSALQEMRMQNAMLHQELQSLKAEQRAQSVIPPPASFVPVASPETSYSYHPVPAPRTRAPPPASMRALHPVQKDEYTDLTEDFRNLDISSFAHERVQSRVRHSSPFQPRYPPSSQHISSHQSKFETPVHEQMPPAHPNKTQDVSQPSFTQEKTYKGPAPTIPFLTSADPRQFSRLRIALENILPEDATEHFKFQILTDHLKLEEALLVSDSYSNSRFPFTNTMRALNKMYGQPHQLALQRIADLMDGPNIRSGDVKAFRLFGLHVRSLVSMLEQLGQNGMTELECGSHVSRLMSKLPHDLRSSFKRYIHPLGVTIPTLLDFAEWLEYELQVQEDHTDYSPQLKQVSSVQRKEMRKEYKQNRKPTAIFLGTEKPKAALVSPADQQRPTAAKREWVNAYCAYCDNNRHYLNNCESFKLLSKEQKVTWIRTQNRCWRCGRGHQAAYCTLKVLCQTCNRKHLVALHDVNEKGRETEESVPTSAVLYVDRPTCDNKILLKVTKVLLRNGNKAMEAYAVLDDGSERTIILNDAVQKLKLKGQPEDLALRTVRQETQTIHGAAVTFTVSSMDNPRKVFRIRSAFTADSLGLAEHTHPVKVLQKRYKHLAGLPLQHFHNVKPGILIGSDCPHLITPIEPPTKHETSPRRADHVYIRSVGPGPYLYVYTTCRSGTVSGRLTMTPLGRQRMYVTIIQRDQVWEGE; encoded by the coding sequence ATGTCTCAACCAAGGAAAGAAGCACCTGTTGTACGTCCACGACGACAAGTTAAACCCCCAGCTCATTTGGTAGATTACGAGCTTGGTGATCCATTACAGCATCTACAGTCACTCCCTATGACAGGGCGAAGCAGAGTACAGCCCCCAAGCAATGCAGATAATTCCAGATCGACTTCGCCTATTAGTCAGGTGGCAGAGTATGAGAAATGGAAATTAGAAGATGAGTGGTATGCGTCTGATGAACAAGGAGAAGATGTCGAGCTTAAAGCTATGTTACGTACAGTGCAGAATGATAGCGCTGATTTACGTCGTCAAACTAGTCAGCTGCCATTGATTATGTCGGCATTACAGGAGATGCGAATGCAGAATGCCATGTTACATCAGGAGCTACAAAGCCTGAAAGCAGAACAGAGAGCTCAGTCAGTAATACCACCACCCGCATCCTTTGTTCCAGTGGCTAGTCCAGAGACCTCATACTCATATCATCCAGTGCCAGCTCCACGGACAAGAGCGCCACCACCTGCTTCCATGAGAGCACTGCACCCAGTTCAAAAGGACGAGTACACTGACTTAACTGAGGACTTCAGGAATTTAGACATTTCTTCCTTTGCTCACGAAAGAGTACAATCACGAGTACGACACAGCAGTCCGTTTCAACCCAGATATCCCCCATCTTCTCAGCACATCTCATCTCATCAGTCAAAGTTTGAGACTCCAGTACATGAGCAAATGCCACCTGCTCATCCAAATAAGACTCAAGATGTCAGCCAGCCTTCATTTACACAGGAGAAAACATACAAGGGTCCTGCTCCAACCATACCCTTTCTAACATCTGCTGATCCTAGACAATTCTCTAGACTCAGAATAGCCCTTGAGAACATTCTGCCTGAGGATGCAACCgagcattttaaatttcagatACTTACTGACCACCTGAAGCTGGAGGAGGCACTTCTTGTGTCAGATTCATACAGTAATTCAAGGTTTCCCTTTACTAATACCATGAGAGCACTAAACAAAATGTACGGTCAACCCCACCAGTTAGCCTTACAACGCATCGCAGATCTGATGGATGGACCAAACATTCGTAGCGGTGATGTGAAAGCTTTTCGGCTGTTTGGACTCCATGTACGCTCATTAGTTAGTATGCTGGAACAACTTGGCCAGAATGGAATGACTGAGCTGGAGTGTGGATCACATGTTTCCAGACTTATGAGCAAACTACCACATGACCTCAGGTCCAGTTTTAAGAGGTACATACATCCTCTGGGAGTTACCATTCCTACATTACTGGACTTCGCCGAATGGCTTGAGTACGAGCTTCAGGTTCAGGAAGACCACACTGATTACAGCCCGCAACTCAAACAAGTGTCATCGGTTCAGAGAAAGGAGATGAGGAAAGAGTATAAGCAAAACCGCAAACCCACTGCCATTTTCCTTGGAACAGAGAAACCAAAGGCTGCTTTAGTATCACCAGCTGATCAACAGAGACCAACTGCTGCTAAGAGAGAATGGGTGAATGCTTACTGTGCATACTGTGATAACAACAGACATTACCTGAATAACTGTGAGAGCTTTAAGTTACTCAGCAAAGAACAGAAAGTGACATGGATTAGGACCCAGAATAGATGCTGGCGCTGTGGACGCGGTCACCAAGCAGCTTACTGCACTCTGAAAGTTCTCTGTCAAACCTGTAACAGAAAGCACTTGGTTGCACTACATGATGTAAATGAGAAAGGTAGAGAAACAGAAGAATCTGTTCCGACCAGTGCAGTATTATATGTTGATCGTCCCACCTGTGACAACAAGATTCTgttaaaagtgaccaaagtTTTGCTCAGAAATGGCAACAAAGCTATGGAGGCTTATGCTGTACTTGATGATGGGTCAGAGCGAACCATTATCCTCAATGATGCAGTACAGAAGCTAAAACTGAAGGGACAGCCAGAGGACTTAGCCCTTCGCACAGTCAGGCAAGAGACACAGACCATTCATGGGGCGGCTGTAACATTCACAGTGTCTTCAATGGATAACCCTCGTAAGGTTTTCAGGATTCGGAGTGCCTTTACAGCTGACAGCCTGGGACTAGCAGAGCACACCCACCCAGTCAAGGTACTTCAGAAAAGATACAAACACCTTGCAGGTCTGCCGCTTCAGCATTTTCACAATGTGAAACCTGGGATTCTTATTGGTTCTGACTGCCCTCACCTCATAACACCCATAGAACCACCCACCAAACATGAGACGTCTCCCcgacgtgcagatcatgtctatattagGTCGGTTGGTCCAGGCCCTTATCTGTATGTCTATACAACGTGCAGATCTGGTACAGTATCTGGACGTCTGACTATGACCCCTCTTGGACGTCAG